Proteins encoded by one window of Synechococcus sp. MVIR-18-1:
- a CDS encoding peptidase domain-containing ABC transporter — protein MTSTSSNGLQALKQIFLERGEPLRYELGQPLSEGRFIPGQVLLIERGTARLLGEQDGRLSTLSKLHAGELVGAASLLRGSPCEDVRAASELVVRRLSDNDFLDLAQNNPTIRAECLGHLWTAELASLLQILLDQTPKQTRSLNSWIEDLLPQAQIFDAADAAAVQQALEANQCLFLAGEPSNTSDAALGQELTSAEQVAALAPEKQQRPLRVIALPNAAIHALRQTDAAEVVKTEIIGNTSVDDAKEAEIPKAPLRPPVSRFNSEQEDDQNFFVGGEGALQETLACFQMLAKLMKLPFRRDAIEKVLRDQLRRGQTPTLRLCGQIAAGLGLHVSGAQVPARFGTRLQTPTMIPWQGGFALVTRSDERGIMLASPSQGFVDLPTATLDETFPEGIELLLLDRTNTTPEQNFGPGWFWPALKRYRSVLIQVLAASFVIQLFTLANPLLIQVIIDKVINQRSLDTLQVLGIALVAVTILEGVLGSLKTFLFAETTNRIDQRLGAEVIDHLLRLPLGYFDKRPVGELGSRISELEKIRNFLTGQALTTILDAAFSVIYIVVMLFYSWVLTLIALAVLPIQVGLTLLGAPLFRRQYRKAAEANAKTQSHLVEVLTGIQTVKSQNVEMVSRYTWQERYAEYISSTFEKTISGTALSQTSQVLQKISQLLVLWVGATLVLSGDLTLGQLIAFRIISGYVTQPLLRLSTIWQSIQELKVSFERLADVIDTPQESNELDKAKVPLPSLQGDVSFENLSFAFSKGSPTVLKDVDLHVKAGTFVGIVGQSGSGKSTLMKLLPRLYAPDQGRILIDGYDIDKVELYSLRRQIGIVPQDPLLFSGSVSENIALTQPDVGADAIVTAAKIACAHDFIMELPSGYSTPVGERGASLSGGQRQRIAIARTLLANPKLLVMDEATSALDYETERKVCDNLIQALHDCSVFFITHRLSTVRRADRIVVMHQGAVVEQGTHDALMEKRGRYYALYRQQEAS, from the coding sequence CTGACTTCAACCTCATCCAATGGGCTGCAGGCCCTGAAGCAAATCTTCCTCGAACGCGGAGAGCCTCTTCGCTATGAGCTAGGCCAACCGCTAAGTGAAGGACGCTTTATTCCTGGCCAAGTCCTGTTGATCGAACGCGGCACAGCCCGCCTTCTGGGTGAACAAGATGGTCGTCTCAGCACCCTGTCCAAACTGCATGCAGGAGAACTGGTTGGAGCGGCTTCTCTCTTAAGAGGTTCTCCCTGCGAAGACGTGCGAGCAGCGTCAGAGCTTGTCGTGCGCAGGCTGAGCGACAACGACTTTTTGGATCTAGCGCAAAACAACCCAACCATTCGGGCTGAATGCCTCGGCCATCTTTGGACAGCCGAGCTGGCATCCCTACTGCAAATCCTCCTGGATCAAACCCCCAAACAAACGCGATCGCTGAACAGCTGGATTGAAGACCTGCTGCCCCAAGCGCAGATATTCGATGCCGCCGACGCTGCTGCAGTGCAACAAGCACTGGAAGCCAATCAATGCCTCTTCCTCGCAGGAGAACCCTCGAATACCAGTGATGCCGCACTCGGCCAGGAGCTCACAAGCGCAGAACAGGTCGCTGCATTAGCACCTGAAAAACAGCAACGTCCTTTGAGAGTGATCGCGCTGCCTAATGCAGCCATCCATGCACTCAGGCAAACAGACGCTGCGGAGGTCGTCAAAACAGAAATCATTGGCAACACCTCCGTAGACGATGCAAAAGAAGCAGAGATCCCAAAGGCCCCACTACGACCTCCCGTCAGCCGCTTCAACAGCGAGCAAGAGGACGATCAGAACTTCTTCGTGGGCGGAGAGGGGGCATTGCAGGAAACCCTCGCCTGCTTCCAGATGCTGGCCAAGCTGATGAAGCTGCCATTCCGGCGTGACGCCATTGAGAAGGTGCTACGCGATCAATTAAGGCGTGGCCAAACCCCAACCCTGCGCTTATGCGGCCAAATCGCAGCAGGTCTTGGCTTGCATGTTTCGGGTGCCCAGGTGCCTGCGCGTTTCGGAACCCGCCTACAAACTCCCACGATGATTCCTTGGCAGGGAGGCTTCGCGCTGGTGACCCGCAGCGATGAACGCGGAATCATGCTCGCCTCACCGAGCCAGGGATTCGTAGACCTTCCAACCGCAACACTCGACGAGACCTTCCCAGAGGGAATCGAGCTATTACTGCTTGATCGCACCAACACCACGCCTGAGCAGAACTTCGGCCCGGGGTGGTTCTGGCCTGCTCTGAAGCGCTACCGCAGCGTTCTGATCCAAGTGCTGGCAGCCAGCTTCGTCATTCAGCTGTTCACACTCGCGAATCCCTTGTTGATCCAAGTGATCATCGACAAGGTGATCAATCAGCGCAGCCTCGACACCCTTCAAGTGCTGGGCATTGCCCTCGTGGCAGTCACCATTCTTGAAGGAGTGCTTGGAAGCCTCAAAACCTTCCTCTTCGCTGAAACCACCAACCGCATCGACCAGCGTTTGGGCGCAGAGGTGATCGATCACCTGCTGCGCTTGCCGCTTGGCTATTTCGACAAGCGCCCCGTTGGCGAACTGGGCTCAAGGATCAGCGAGCTGGAGAAGATCCGTAACTTCCTCACTGGCCAAGCCCTCACCACGATTCTTGATGCCGCTTTTTCGGTGATCTACATCGTGGTGATGCTGTTTTACAGCTGGGTGCTCACCCTTATCGCCCTCGCCGTGCTGCCCATTCAGGTGGGGCTCACCCTGCTTGGCGCACCGCTGTTCCGGCGTCAATATCGAAAAGCGGCAGAAGCCAACGCCAAAACACAAAGCCACTTAGTTGAGGTGCTTACTGGCATCCAAACGGTGAAGAGTCAGAACGTGGAAATGGTGAGCCGGTACACCTGGCAAGAGCGCTACGCCGAATACATCAGCAGCACCTTTGAGAAAACCATCAGCGGCACGGCTTTGAGTCAGACCTCCCAGGTGCTGCAGAAAATCTCTCAGCTGCTCGTGCTTTGGGTGGGTGCCACCTTGGTTCTCTCTGGCGACCTCACCCTGGGGCAATTGATCGCCTTCCGGATCATTTCCGGTTACGTGACCCAGCCACTCTTACGCCTTTCCACCATCTGGCAGAGCATCCAAGAGCTGAAGGTGAGCTTCGAACGTCTCGCCGATGTAATCGATACGCCTCAGGAATCCAACGAACTCGATAAGGCCAAAGTGCCTCTCCCCTCCCTCCAAGGAGACGTGAGCTTTGAAAACCTCAGCTTTGCCTTCAGCAAAGGCTCACCAACCGTTCTCAAAGACGTGGACCTGCATGTGAAGGCTGGAACCTTCGTGGGAATCGTGGGTCAGAGCGGTAGCGGAAAAAGCACCTTGATGAAATTGCTCCCCAGGCTCTATGCCCCGGATCAAGGCCGGATCCTGATCGATGGCTACGACATCGACAAGGTGGAGCTCTATTCCCTCAGGCGCCAAATTGGCATCGTGCCCCAGGATCCGCTTCTCTTTTCAGGCAGTGTGAGTGAAAACATTGCCCTCACCCAGCCTGACGTGGGAGCCGACGCGATCGTGACGGCAGCGAAGATCGCCTGCGCCCATGACTTCATCATGGAGCTGCCCAGCGGTTATTCAACGCCAGTTGGTGAACGGGGAGCGTCTCTTAGCGGCGGACAAAGGCAACGGATCGCGATCGCCAGAACCCTGCTCGCCAATCCAAAACTTCTCGTGATGGATGAAGCCACCAGCGCTTTGGATTACGAAACCGAGCGCAAAGTTTGCGACAACTTGATCCAGGCGTTGCATGACTGCAGCGTGTTTTTCATCACCCATCGCCTATCCACCGTGCGCCGGGCAGACCGGATTGTTGTGATGCATCAGGGAGCCGTTGTTGAACAAGGGACTCACGATGCCTTGATGGAAAAACGAGGCCGGTACTACGCCCTTTATCGCCAACAGGAGGCCAGCTGA
- a CDS encoding HlyD family secretion protein: MTTPNKKQPSTSSNTGTNPIGNLVRQAQNRLESTVSTSDHNEAVLQQSQVWVKAVTWGLIGTTVFGVAWLGIARTEEVVVATGKLEPVGNVKEVRVPGGAVVEEILVKNGEQVSEGQALILLDQESTAEQLKSLEQGVIEKTSQINQKQAQLSLKNLERERTFELNREQLATTRENLRLETQILNRLEGLAKEGGIPDIQYLQQRNKVAGLKGDLIKLELEGKRQINQINQQIEQLNAELAGLRSERAQLNANLTEVKVTNKNQTLRAPVSGIVFDLKLNNPGYITQAQSSQAALKVVPFNTLEADVEIPSNKIGFVRIGQPADISIDSFPASDFGVLEGTVQSVGSDALPPDQQQMRQGYSFPAVIKLDSQQLKIKNGKRLPLQVGMSLTANIKLRSVSYLQLLLNTFQNKTDSLREL; encoded by the coding sequence ATGACCACGCCAAACAAGAAACAGCCTTCCACAAGCAGCAACACGGGCACCAATCCGATCGGCAATCTGGTGCGCCAAGCCCAAAACAGGCTGGAAAGCACTGTCAGCACAAGCGATCACAATGAAGCCGTGCTCCAGCAAAGTCAGGTTTGGGTGAAAGCGGTGACCTGGGGATTGATCGGTACCACCGTCTTTGGAGTGGCTTGGCTCGGCATTGCCCGCACAGAAGAGGTGGTGGTTGCCACAGGAAAACTCGAGCCGGTGGGAAACGTCAAAGAGGTTCGCGTCCCAGGGGGGGCCGTAGTGGAGGAGATCCTGGTCAAAAACGGGGAGCAAGTGAGTGAAGGCCAGGCTTTGATTTTGCTGGATCAGGAGAGCACGGCCGAACAGCTCAAATCACTGGAACAAGGTGTGATCGAAAAAACATCCCAAATCAATCAAAAACAAGCACAGCTATCGCTTAAAAACCTGGAGCGCGAACGCACATTCGAACTGAATCGCGAACAGCTGGCAACAACCCGCGAGAATTTAAGACTTGAAACTCAAATCCTTAACAGACTGGAAGGACTAGCCAAAGAAGGTGGCATACCTGATATCCAATACCTGCAGCAACGCAACAAAGTGGCTGGCCTCAAGGGAGATTTAATCAAGTTGGAACTTGAAGGCAAACGCCAAATCAATCAGATCAACCAGCAGATTGAACAACTCAATGCTGAACTGGCTGGGCTACGCAGCGAACGCGCTCAACTCAATGCCAACCTCACAGAAGTAAAGGTCACCAATAAGAATCAAACCCTTCGAGCCCCTGTCAGTGGCATTGTTTTTGACCTGAAACTAAACAACCCCGGTTACATCACGCAAGCCCAATCATCTCAAGCGGCGTTAAAGGTGGTGCCATTCAACACCTTGGAAGCTGATGTGGAAATCCCAAGCAACAAAATTGGTTTTGTGCGCATTGGTCAACCAGCCGACATCAGCATTGACTCCTTTCCCGCCAGTGATTTTGGAGTCTTAGAAGGGACGGTCCAATCGGTTGGATCCGATGCTCTCCCACCAGATCAACAACAAATGCGTCAGGGATATTCATTCCCCGCCGTCATCAAACTAGACAGCCAACAACTCAAAATCAAAAACGGCAAAAGGTTGCCATTACAAGTAGGGATGTCTCTCACAGCTAATATTAAATTACGCAGCGTGAGTTACTTGCAGTTACTCCTAAATACCTTTCAGAACAAAACCGATTCCCTTAGAGAGCTCTAA
- a CDS encoding ecotin family protein → MGLGFLRLALPLLMVAASAPAVAIPRLDLSGYPAPKQGLKRWVIQPSGLLPKSDDAMISAHPLDWRVQLIVGKEVERDCNVKRLSGPSLSMQRLPKASGKALFEVSGPVLVLSTRMACTQEQPQGRSFLSLGKQPYLIPYNASWPVVVDLPDGVELRWRVWKAETKQQEAVQL, encoded by the coding sequence ATGGGTCTGGGATTCTTGAGGCTGGCACTGCCGCTGTTGATGGTTGCTGCTTCAGCGCCTGCTGTTGCGATTCCCCGTCTTGACTTGAGTGGTTACCCAGCACCCAAGCAAGGCTTGAAACGTTGGGTGATTCAGCCCTCGGGCTTGCTGCCGAAGAGCGACGACGCAATGATTTCGGCCCATCCACTCGATTGGCGCGTCCAGTTGATCGTGGGGAAGGAGGTGGAGAGGGACTGCAATGTCAAACGCTTGTCGGGTCCATCTTTATCGATGCAGCGACTGCCTAAAGCTTCTGGAAAGGCTCTGTTTGAAGTGAGTGGGCCCGTGCTTGTGCTGAGTACGCGCATGGCTTGTACTCAAGAACAACCCCAAGGCAGATCCTTTTTATCCCTTGGTAAGCAGCCCTATTTGATTCCTTACAACGCCTCTTGGCCGGTTGTGGTGGATCTGCCAGACGGGGTGGAGTTGCGCTGGCGAGTTTGGAAAGCGGAGACCAAGCAGCAAGAAGCTGTGCAGCTTTGA
- the queC gene encoding 7-cyano-7-deazaguanine synthase QueC codes for MTDSTAIALLSGGLDSATAAALAIQSGFRVIGLSFDYGQRHRRELEAAADIAKALNLAEHHTIHVDLAMWGGSSLTDHAQTLPTSGVEAGMIPNTYVPGRNTVFIAIGLSLAEARGADRLVLGVNAVDYSGYPDCRPDYLKAFQNLANLSSRVGREGHGPTLWAPLVEWSKQKIAEEALHLGVPIERTWSCYRGGDVPCGVCDSCRIRDEALLAAGRPDLCSPGRR; via the coding sequence ATGACCGATTCCACCGCGATTGCCCTGCTCTCGGGAGGGCTTGATTCCGCAACGGCTGCTGCGCTCGCCATCCAGTCTGGCTTCCGTGTGATCGGCCTCTCCTTTGATTACGGCCAGCGCCATCGGCGTGAGCTTGAGGCCGCCGCGGACATCGCCAAGGCTCTGAACCTGGCAGAACATCACACCATCCACGTGGATTTGGCGATGTGGGGAGGCTCCTCACTCACCGATCACGCCCAAACCCTTCCCACCAGCGGCGTTGAGGCGGGCATGATTCCGAACACCTATGTCCCAGGGCGAAACACTGTGTTCATTGCGATCGGACTCAGCCTCGCCGAGGCGCGAGGTGCCGATCGACTCGTGCTGGGCGTCAACGCCGTGGATTACTCGGGCTATCCCGACTGCCGGCCCGATTATCTGAAGGCCTTTCAGAATCTTGCAAACCTCAGCAGCCGCGTTGGACGAGAAGGCCATGGTCCAACGCTATGGGCACCACTTGTGGAGTGGAGTAAACAAAAAATTGCAGAGGAAGCACTACATCTAGGGGTTCCCATCGAACGCACCTGGAGTTGCTATCGCGGCGGAGACGTGCCCTGTGGTGTGTGCGACAGCTGCCGAATCCGTGATGAAGCGCTGCTCGCCGCAGGACGGCCGGACCTGTGCAGCCCAGGCCGTCGATGA
- a CDS encoding anthranilate synthase component I family protein, giving the protein MTSNQASPQTLIRSKHPWIEPDSVAQALAQEHGEAGLIWLDGDASDLGRWLTLAADPLEQRCCRGLPGEVGATNPFEALRSLDPGHWTGWLSYDAAAWLEPTNAWRSDAMASLWIGRHDPVLRFDLQQREVWIEGLDAKRHAAMERWIQGVSARCNQTPDALPNPQPLHTAWVRHSDRQAYAKGVERIRELIAMGDLFQANLTSCTSTTLPESINNLELFRRLRRACPAPFAGLVVASGDATGEALLSTSPERFMEVMPTGAVQTRPIKGTRPRESDPERDADQAAALVCSAKDRAENVMIVDLLRNDLGRVCVPGSVDVPQLVHLESYARVHHLTSVVNGQLRDGLNWVDLLEASWPGGSISGAPKLRACQRLQELEPKGRGPYCGSLLTLNWDGRFDSNILIRTVLRKNNELRVHAGCGIVADSDPQAEADELDWKLLPLLEALE; this is encoded by the coding sequence ATGACCTCCAATCAAGCCAGTCCCCAAACACTGATTCGCAGCAAGCATCCTTGGATCGAACCGGATTCAGTCGCCCAAGCGCTCGCCCAAGAGCATGGAGAAGCGGGCTTGATTTGGTTGGACGGGGATGCCAGCGACCTAGGCCGTTGGCTCACCTTGGCAGCTGACCCTCTCGAGCAACGTTGTTGCCGGGGATTGCCCGGTGAGGTGGGAGCCACCAATCCGTTTGAAGCTCTGCGCTCGCTCGATCCGGGGCACTGGACAGGCTGGCTGAGTTACGACGCCGCCGCCTGGCTCGAACCCACAAACGCCTGGCGAAGCGATGCCATGGCGAGCCTTTGGATCGGGCGCCACGACCCCGTTCTGCGCTTTGACCTCCAACAACGAGAGGTTTGGATTGAAGGCCTTGATGCCAAGCGCCATGCCGCAATGGAGCGATGGATTCAAGGGGTGAGTGCACGATGCAATCAAACCCCCGACGCACTCCCCAATCCCCAACCCCTTCACACAGCTTGGGTCCGTCACAGCGACAGGCAGGCCTATGCCAAGGGCGTCGAGCGAATCCGTGAGCTGATCGCGATGGGAGACCTCTTTCAAGCCAATCTCACCAGCTGCACCAGCACAACCTTGCCGGAATCGATCAATAATCTGGAGCTCTTTCGGCGCTTGCGTCGAGCTTGCCCGGCACCCTTTGCGGGTCTCGTCGTTGCCAGCGGGGATGCCACTGGCGAAGCACTCCTATCCACATCGCCGGAGCGCTTCATGGAAGTGATGCCCACTGGTGCTGTTCAAACAAGACCGATCAAGGGAACACGCCCTCGAGAGTCCGATCCAGAACGGGATGCCGATCAAGCCGCAGCATTGGTTTGCAGTGCAAAAGACCGTGCCGAAAACGTAATGATCGTCGACTTGCTGCGCAATGACCTTGGCAGGGTCTGCGTGCCTGGCAGCGTCGATGTTCCTCAACTGGTCCATCTCGAAAGCTACGCCAGGGTCCACCACCTGACCTCAGTCGTGAACGGCCAACTCAGGGATGGACTGAACTGGGTGGATCTGCTGGAAGCGAGCTGGCCTGGTGGGTCGATCAGTGGTGCACCAAAACTGAGAGCGTGCCAAAGGCTTCAGGAATTAGAGCCCAAAGGTCGAGGTCCCTACTGCGGCTCCTTGCTCACGTTGAACTGGGATGGGCGTTTTGACAGCAATATTTTGATTCGCACCGTTCTGCGTAAAAACAATGAGCTTCGGGTACATGCAGGCTGCGGAATCGTTGCCGACTCGGATCCTCAGGCAGAAGCCGACGAACTGGACTGGAAATTGCTGCCACTTTTAGAGGCACTGGAATGA
- a CDS encoding aminotransferase class IV: MTASEPQHSIAWINGTWGQPAELKLPLSDRGLQLADGLFETVLLHHNRPCLLDAHLRRWEQGCELLGMAAPPKRSWLDPLIQEAIERLGIAQRYGAMRLNWSRGDGSKRGIGLDHHSADPSRHRFWLTLQTHTPTFESVRTWISCHEYRHASSLMSRCKTFSYGQAIQVRREAQQKGADDGLMLSTNGTLCCGSSANLVVQRHGQWLTPPLSDGCLPGVMRGQALKQGLMQEQSLSAEPQPGDQWLLINSLGCRTISQVNGEPLTNRGNGETLWRSLLPSHSEISLPP, translated from the coding sequence ATGACAGCATCTGAGCCACAACACTCCATCGCCTGGATCAACGGCACGTGGGGGCAGCCTGCAGAGCTGAAGCTGCCACTCAGCGACCGGGGACTGCAGCTCGCCGATGGACTATTCGAAACGGTCCTCCTTCATCACAACCGTCCCTGCCTGTTAGACGCACATCTGCGTCGATGGGAGCAAGGTTGTGAGCTGTTGGGAATGGCAGCACCGCCCAAAAGGTCCTGGTTGGATCCATTGATTCAAGAAGCAATCGAACGACTTGGAATCGCGCAGAGGTACGGGGCCATGCGCCTGAACTGGAGTCGAGGCGATGGAAGCAAGCGAGGAATTGGACTTGATCACCACTCTGCCGACCCCTCCAGGCATCGCTTTTGGCTGACGTTGCAAACCCATACGCCAACATTTGAGTCGGTGCGCACATGGATCAGTTGTCATGAATATCGGCATGCCTCCAGCCTGATGAGCCGATGCAAAACCTTTTCCTATGGGCAGGCCATTCAAGTGCGCCGGGAGGCTCAGCAAAAGGGAGCTGATGATGGATTGATGCTCAGCACCAATGGCACTTTGTGCTGCGGGAGCAGCGCCAATCTTGTTGTGCAACGCCATGGCCAATGGCTCACACCCCCTTTAAGCGATGGCTGCCTGCCAGGAGTGATGCGGGGCCAAGCCCTCAAGCAGGGACTGATGCAAGAGCAGTCGCTTTCAGCCGAACCGCAACCTGGTGATCAATGGTTATTAATCAACAGTCTTGGCTGCCGGACGATCAGCCAAGTGAATGGCGAACCACTCACGAACAGGGGGAATGGAGAAACCCTTTGGAGATCTTTATTGCCATCTCATTCTGAAATTTCATTGCCACCCTGA
- a CDS encoding APC family permease — protein sequence MELRRDLSLTSLTLTVVTGTIGSGWLFASYYAARTAGPASLPAWLLGGLISFMLALVFAELGSLINSSGALAQIPLLSHGRLSGFIGGWSIWISYLCVPTIELLAMLDYLDSSLPWLTQDRNGTQILSGGGLAVAIVLMVFFTWINLNGVKGLARWIDNLTIWKLIVPLLVASVLMLLSQHWGNLSIPVTIASDPSASNAGSGTELVNAVGSGGILFCLLGFRTAVDLAGEARNPQRNVPLAMGLGLGISLLIYLVLQWSFLVSVPPEALQQGWSQLSLGQHGGPLAAIALGLGLGWMVVLLLIDAALSPSTTAMAYLGVSARVSWMMGRCNLLPKSLGRVNRYGVPDVAVVSSLVLGCALFLIGPGWQQVVAFLTAAQMIALAIGPASLLALRQQLPQERGHFRIPYPTALSALAFVMATWATNWCGRTALEGAVLAIGIPSLLFALHNWRKSQPIETKEGLWWGLYLGLLVLDMELFSKGQPLELTNLAHLAVLAGMALLVLPIAVNSALPEVSPHALTHLGNDPQHLG from the coding sequence ATGGAATTAAGGCGTGACTTAAGCCTTACAAGCCTCACCCTGACCGTCGTCACCGGAACGATTGGCTCGGGATGGTTATTTGCCTCCTATTACGCCGCTCGAACAGCTGGACCCGCAAGCCTGCCCGCCTGGCTGCTCGGGGGATTGATTTCCTTCATGCTCGCTCTGGTGTTTGCGGAGTTGGGCTCACTCATCAACAGCTCCGGCGCACTGGCCCAGATTCCACTTCTCAGTCATGGGCGATTGTCTGGCTTCATCGGTGGTTGGAGCATCTGGATCAGCTATTTGTGCGTCCCAACCATCGAGCTGTTAGCCATGCTCGATTATCTCGACAGCAGCCTGCCCTGGCTCACGCAAGATCGGAACGGCACACAAATTCTCAGCGGAGGCGGTCTGGCTGTCGCCATCGTCTTGATGGTGTTCTTCACCTGGATCAACCTCAACGGTGTGAAGGGTCTGGCCCGCTGGATCGACAACCTCACCATCTGGAAGTTGATCGTGCCCCTGCTTGTGGCCAGTGTGTTGATGCTGCTCAGTCAGCACTGGGGGAATCTGAGCATCCCAGTCACAATCGCCAGCGACCCATCGGCCAGCAACGCTGGCAGCGGCACGGAGCTGGTGAATGCCGTCGGAAGCGGTGGCATTCTGTTTTGTCTCCTCGGCTTTCGCACCGCCGTCGACCTCGCTGGAGAAGCGCGCAACCCCCAACGCAATGTACCGCTCGCCATGGGACTAGGGCTAGGCATCAGCCTGCTGATTTACCTCGTTCTGCAATGGTCTTTCCTGGTGAGTGTGCCACCAGAAGCCCTGCAGCAAGGATGGTCCCAGCTGAGCCTCGGCCAACATGGCGGTCCGCTTGCAGCCATCGCCCTTGGTCTTGGGCTCGGTTGGATGGTGGTGCTGTTGCTGATCGACGCAGCCCTTTCCCCCAGCACAACGGCGATGGCCTACCTGGGGGTATCGGCGCGGGTGAGCTGGATGATGGGTCGCTGCAACCTGCTCCCTAAGTCCCTGGGTCGGGTCAATAGATATGGAGTACCGGATGTTGCCGTCGTCAGCAGCTTGGTGTTGGGATGTGCCCTGTTCTTAATCGGCCCAGGCTGGCAACAGGTTGTGGCCTTTCTCACGGCAGCACAAATGATCGCCCTAGCCATAGGGCCAGCAAGCTTGTTAGCCCTGCGCCAACAACTCCCCCAAGAACGAGGCCATTTTCGAATTCCCTATCCCACGGCCTTGAGTGCCTTGGCCTTCGTGATGGCGACATGGGCAACGAACTGGTGCGGGCGCACAGCATTAGAGGGAGCGGTGCTCGCCATCGGAATCCCAAGCCTGCTCTTTGCGCTTCACAACTGGAGAAAAAGCCAGCCGATTGAAACCAAAGAAGGCCTGTGGTGGGGCCTTTATTTAGGCCTTCTTGTTTTGGATATGGAGCTATTCAGCAAAGGACAACCACTGGAGCTCACGAACCTGGCCCATCTCGCAGTCTTGGCGGGGATGGCCCTTCTGGTGCTGCCGATCGCGGTCAACAGCGCTCTTCCGGAGGTTTCACCCCATGCGCTCACACACTTAGGAAACGATCCACAACATCTTGGCTGA
- the urtE gene encoding urea ABC transporter ATP-binding subunit UrtE yields the protein MTMLEIRGLNTYYGESHILRDVDLRVLAGEMVCLIGRNGVGKTTLLKSLIGLLKPRSGEIIFEGHGMERQPPHQRARSGLGYVPQGREIIPQLTVEENLMLGMEALPGGLARNRRIDPFIYELFPILQEFLSRKGGDLSGGQQQQLAIARALLGQPKLLLLDEPTEGIQPNIVQDIEAAVQRIIAEKGIGVLLVEQHLHFVRQADRYYAMQRGGIVASGSTSELSQDVVDRFLSV from the coding sequence ATGACAATGCTCGAGATTCGGGGCCTCAATACCTATTACGGCGAGAGCCATATTCTTCGAGATGTTGATCTGAGGGTCCTCGCTGGAGAAATGGTTTGCCTGATCGGCCGGAATGGGGTGGGAAAGACCACACTTCTTAAGTCTCTGATCGGTTTGCTTAAACCACGGTCTGGTGAGATTATTTTTGAAGGCCATGGAATGGAGCGTCAGCCTCCTCATCAGCGTGCAAGGTCAGGACTTGGCTATGTGCCTCAGGGTAGGGAAATCATTCCTCAATTAACAGTTGAAGAGAATTTGATGTTGGGGATGGAGGCCCTCCCAGGAGGTCTTGCTCGAAATCGTCGTATCGATCCTTTTATTTACGAACTTTTCCCCATTCTCCAGGAATTTCTTTCACGAAAAGGTGGAGATCTCTCCGGTGGTCAGCAGCAGCAGCTTGCCATTGCTCGTGCTCTTTTAGGTCAGCCAAAATTGTTGCTTTTGGATGAGCCTACTGAGGGTATTCAGCCCAATATTGTTCAGGATATTGAAGCTGCTGTTCAACGCATTATTGCGGAGAAAGGGATTGGCGTTCTGCTAGTGGAGCAGCATTTGCATTTCGTTCGACAGGCGGATCGCTATTACGCCATGCAGCGCGGAGGAATTGTGGCCAGTGGCTCCACGTCTGAGCTCAGCCAAGATGTTGTGGATCGTTTCCTAAGTGTGTGA
- the urtD gene encoding urea ABC transporter ATP-binding protein UrtD, producing MSNIVSGSRALLELKDITVSFDGFLALRDLNLSLQSGELRAVIGPNGAGKTTFLDVITGKVAPSSGGVLFKGRSLVGIPEHRIARLGIGRKFQSPRVFEDLTVQDNLALAVSRSKQPWTLLFGRISAEQRDQVHHLMNIVNLQSRSDWRAGSLSHGQKQWLEIAMLVGQDPDLLLVDEPVAGLTDEETDLTADLLKSLAGEHTVLVIEHDMEFIRRLDSPVTVLHQGHVLCEGSMDQVQQDPRVIEVYLGTTEDEAQ from the coding sequence ATGAGCAATATTGTTTCTGGTTCCAGAGCATTGCTGGAGCTCAAGGACATCACGGTGAGTTTCGATGGCTTTCTTGCTCTTCGAGATCTCAACCTCAGCTTGCAATCAGGAGAGCTACGAGCGGTCATCGGTCCCAATGGAGCGGGGAAGACAACATTTTTAGATGTCATCACTGGAAAGGTTGCGCCTAGCTCAGGAGGCGTGCTTTTTAAAGGCCGATCTCTGGTTGGAATCCCAGAACACCGCATTGCACGACTTGGCATCGGCCGTAAGTTCCAAAGTCCTCGTGTGTTTGAAGATCTAACAGTTCAGGACAACTTGGCATTGGCTGTTAGTCGGTCAAAACAGCCTTGGACTTTGCTTTTTGGCCGTATCAGTGCTGAACAGCGTGACCAAGTTCACCATCTCATGAACATTGTTAATCTTCAATCTCGCTCTGACTGGAGAGCTGGATCTCTTTCTCATGGACAGAAGCAGTGGTTGGAAATTGCAATGTTGGTTGGTCAAGATCCCGATCTCTTGTTGGTGGATGAGCCGGTTGCAGGTCTTACGGATGAGGAAACTGACCTAACGGCTGATTTGCTGAAGTCTTTGGCTGGAGAACACACTGTTTTGGTCATTGAGCACGATATGGAATTCATCCGTCGTCTTGATAGCCCGGTGACTGTGTTGCACCAGGGTCATGTTCTTTGTGAGGGCTCTATGGATCAGGTGCAACAGGATCCTCGAGTGATTGAGGTTTATTTAGGAACTACGGAGGACGAAGCTCAATGA